One Streptomyces sp. CG4 genomic window, CACGGCCCGGTCCTTGAGCTGGTAGGCCAGGACCCGGACGGTGACCGGCTCGCTTCGGGAGGGGCCGCTGCTCGCCCTCATCGGTGAGAGTCATGACCCGTCCCGGAACTGCTTCATCACCGGCAGGACGCGGTTGGCGGGCACCCGCCACAGCAGATCGGCGCCGGTGGCGGTGAAGGCCCGCCACAACGGGACACCGAGGAACTCACGGTCGGCCAGGACAAGCCGGCCCGGGCCGAGTGAACGCGGCAGGCGGCCGACCAGGGTGACTTCCCCGGTGCGGCAGCCGGCGAGTTCCGCGTCCAGCACCGCGTGGCCGCCCACCTCCACCAAAGCAGCCATCCGCACCTGCACAAACGCGCTCCTGCCCAACCCGCGGCCGCTGCCCGGACGTCCGAA contains:
- a CDS encoding transposase; the protein is MRLLAVDGTCWDVADSEANDAAFGRPGSGRGLGRSAFVQVRMAALVEVGGHAVLDAELAGCRTGEVTLVGRLPRSLGPGRLVLADREFLGVPLWRAFTATGADLLWRVPANRVLPVMKQFRDGS